Proteins encoded in a region of the Streptomyces akebiae genome:
- the proB gene encoding glutamate 5-kinase encodes MRDAHRIVVKVGSSSLTTASGGLDADRVDALVDVLAKVRSGGEREIVLVSSGAIAAGLAPLGLRRRPKDLARQQAAASVGQGLLVARYTASCARYGIRVGQVLLTSDDMSRRAHHRNASRTLDKLLAMGALPVVNENDTVATDEIRFGDNDRLAALVAHLVRADLLVLLSDVDGVYDGDPSRPGTSRIAEVRGPEDLAHVEIGSAGKAGVGTGGMVTKVEAAGIATGAGIPVVLTSAVHAADALAGGDTGTYFHPTGRRSADRLLWLQHASTPQGALVLDEGAVRAVVERRTSLLPAGIAAVEGDFTAGDPVELRDGTGRAVARGLVNFDAKEIPQLIGRSTRELARELGPAYEREVVHRDDLVLLHP; translated from the coding sequence GTGCGGGACGCGCACCGGATCGTCGTCAAGGTGGGCTCCTCGTCGTTGACGACGGCCTCCGGGGGCCTGGACGCGGACCGGGTGGACGCCCTCGTGGACGTCCTCGCCAAGGTCCGCAGCGGCGGTGAGCGGGAGATCGTGCTGGTCTCGTCGGGCGCCATCGCCGCCGGGCTCGCGCCCCTGGGCCTGCGCCGCCGCCCCAAGGACCTCGCCCGCCAGCAGGCCGCAGCCAGCGTCGGCCAGGGCCTGCTGGTGGCCCGCTACACCGCCTCCTGCGCCCGCTACGGCATCCGGGTCGGCCAGGTGCTCCTCACCTCCGACGACATGAGCCGCCGGGCCCACCACCGCAACGCCTCCCGCACCCTCGACAAGCTCCTCGCGATGGGCGCGCTGCCGGTCGTCAACGAGAACGACACCGTCGCCACGGACGAGATCCGCTTCGGTGACAACGACCGCCTCGCCGCCCTCGTCGCCCACCTCGTCCGGGCGGACCTGCTGGTCCTGCTGTCGGACGTGGACGGCGTGTACGACGGCGACCCCAGCAGGCCCGGTACGTCGCGGATAGCGGAGGTACGGGGCCCCGAGGACCTCGCGCACGTGGAGATCGGCAGCGCCGGCAAGGCGGGCGTCGGCACCGGCGGCATGGTCACCAAGGTCGAGGCGGCCGGCATCGCCACCGGCGCCGGCATCCCCGTGGTCCTGACCAGCGCCGTCCACGCGGCGGACGCGCTCGCCGGCGGCGACACCGGCACGTACTTCCACCCGACCGGCAGGCGGTCCGCCGACCGGCTGCTGTGGCTCCAGCACGCCTCCACGCCGCAGGGCGCGCTCGTCCTCGACGAAGGCGCCGTCCGCGCGGTCGTCGAGCGACGTACGTCACTGCTGCCGGCCGGTATCGCGGCCGTCGAGGGCGACTTCACCGCCGGTGACCCCGTGGAGCTGCGCGACGGCACGGGTCGGGCCGTCGCGCGCGGGCTGGTGAACTTCGACGCCAAGGAGATCCCCCAGCTGATCGGCCGCTCGACCCGGGAACTGGCGCGCGAGCTGGGTCCCGCGTACGAACGAGAGGTCGTACACAGGGACGACCTCGTCCTCCTGCATCCCTGA
- a CDS encoding glutamate-5-semialdehyde dehydrogenase: MTSLSPYDSMTPVNRAAYRAKAAAADLAPLPRAHKDDALLAIADALEVRTSEIVEANAKDIERAREAGTSEAIVDRLTLTPERIRAIAADVRDVAALPDPVGEVVRGSTLPNGIDLRQVRVPLGVVGIIYEARPNVTVDAAALCLKSGNAVLLRGSSSAHESNTALVRVLRDAVGGAGLPADAVQLVPGESRESVRELMRARGLVDVLIPRGGASLIRTVVEESTVPVIETGTGNCHVYVDANADLDTAVEILINSKAHRVSVCNAAETLLVHQDIAPEFLPRALDALADAGVTVHADERVMAYAKDSKATVVEATTEDWETEYLSYDIAAAVVDSLDRAVEHIRLWSSGHTEAIVTTSQQAARRFTQLVDSTTVAVNASTRFTDGGQFGFGAEIGISTQKLHARGPMGLPELTSTKYIVTGDGHVRR, encoded by the coding sequence ATGACCTCGCTCTCGCCGTACGACTCCATGACGCCGGTCAACCGCGCCGCCTACCGTGCCAAGGCCGCCGCCGCCGACCTCGCGCCGCTCCCGCGCGCCCACAAGGACGACGCGCTGCTCGCCATCGCCGACGCGCTGGAAGTCCGTACGAGTGAAATCGTCGAGGCGAACGCCAAGGACATCGAGCGGGCCCGGGAGGCCGGCACCAGCGAGGCGATCGTCGACCGGCTGACGCTGACCCCGGAGCGGATCCGCGCGATCGCCGCCGACGTCCGCGACGTGGCCGCGCTGCCCGACCCGGTCGGCGAGGTCGTGCGCGGCTCCACCCTCCCCAACGGCATCGACCTGCGGCAGGTCCGCGTCCCGCTCGGCGTCGTCGGCATCATCTACGAGGCCCGCCCGAACGTGACCGTGGACGCCGCCGCCCTCTGCCTGAAGTCCGGCAACGCGGTCCTGCTGCGCGGCTCCTCCTCCGCCCACGAGTCCAACACCGCCCTCGTACGGGTCCTGCGGGACGCCGTCGGCGGCGCGGGCCTGCCCGCCGACGCCGTCCAGCTGGTCCCCGGTGAGAGCCGCGAGTCGGTACGCGAGCTGATGCGCGCCCGCGGACTGGTCGACGTGCTCATCCCGCGCGGCGGCGCCTCCCTGATCCGCACGGTCGTCGAGGAGTCCACCGTCCCGGTGATCGAGACCGGTACCGGCAACTGCCACGTCTACGTCGACGCGAACGCCGACCTCGACACGGCGGTCGAGATCCTGATCAACTCCAAGGCCCACCGCGTCAGCGTCTGCAACGCCGCCGAGACCCTCCTCGTCCACCAGGACATCGCCCCCGAGTTCCTGCCCCGCGCCCTCGACGCGCTCGCCGACGCCGGGGTCACGGTCCACGCCGACGAGCGCGTCATGGCCTACGCCAAGGACTCCAAGGCCACGGTCGTCGAGGCCACCACGGAGGACTGGGAGACCGAGTACCTGTCGTACGACATCGCCGCCGCCGTGGTCGACTCGCTCGACCGGGCCGTGGAGCACATCCGGCTGTGGAGCTCCGGCCACACCGAGGCGATCGTGACGACCTCCCAGCAGGCCGCCCGCCGCTTCACCCAGCTGGTCGACTCCACCACGGTCGCCGTCAACGCCTCGACGCGCTTCACCGACGGCGGTCAGTTCGGATTCGGCGCCGAGATCGGCATCTCCACGCAGAAGCTGCACGCCCGCGGTCCGATGGGTCTGCCCGAGCTGACCAGCACGAAGTACATCGTCACCGGTGACGGACACGTCCGCCGCTAG
- a CDS encoding SCO2584 family spore wall biosynthesis protein, translated as MPEDVGGTPFPDGWEPDDDRDRGGMDEEFASVVFDEDFVRAAVVHEPTAVERLLAAAEARAAAQEAEARRAHSRGVRGDDDRYDDGFGPDGPGFGHGRDDDPDDFDDTEILEGRYGPDGLYGRPYGKQTRWHRPVAWVLALVMGIGMVALAFTAVYRGASSGRGEITPPATSGVEQKTPTGPSASADYSQPVVSADPRMP; from the coding sequence GTGCCGGAGGACGTGGGGGGCACGCCGTTCCCGGACGGCTGGGAGCCCGACGACGACCGCGACCGCGGGGGTATGGACGAAGAGTTCGCCTCCGTGGTCTTCGACGAGGACTTCGTCCGGGCGGCCGTGGTACACGAGCCGACCGCTGTCGAACGTCTGCTCGCAGCGGCGGAGGCCCGTGCCGCCGCCCAGGAGGCCGAAGCCCGCCGGGCGCACTCCAGAGGCGTGCGCGGCGACGACGACCGTTACGACGACGGCTTCGGCCCCGACGGCCCCGGTTTCGGCCACGGCCGCGACGACGACCCGGACGACTTCGACGACACCGAGATCCTGGAAGGCCGCTACGGTCCCGACGGCCTCTACGGCAGGCCGTACGGCAAGCAGACCCGCTGGCACCGGCCCGTGGCCTGGGTCCTCGCCCTCGTGATGGGCATCGGCATGGTCGCGCTGGCCTTCACCGCGGTCTACCGGGGCGCCTCGTCCGGGCGTGGCGAGATCACGCCGCCTGCCACCAGCGGCGTCGAACAGAAAACCCCGACCGGGCCCTCCGCCTCCGCGGACTACTCCCAGCCGGTGGTCTCCGCGGATCCCCGCATGCCCTGA
- a CDS encoding SCO2583 family membrane protein, with translation MGGPGNPPEGTPEGAPGGGEDEYRSVVFDESFVRAARLQEFSADERLSDHAPAVRRRPPIRRGLSRQVLVLVLLIALAFGTAIYMGVRHPYDTPAAGPTEPLRMTVIPLSPQSAVPGAPDAETLYAHSPAAQFRIGAEGITMPATRRTAHFTDSQVVSALTIAKEYLVASALDPEVLGGATVQPVRRLVDSDQLDQFEQSFDQPTADGRHAPTGWLVRFDPSRAELADRRIRVHGTLQAAEFDSGTLEVVAAHTLVYALRPTGDKADAEASLFTVRRELHFRFDQDDLRTHQAEVVVSYVQAGPLACADDATNHLRPLLAGQTAKAGGPAAGTDPYNTGAATALCGTLAQSAQPKV, from the coding sequence ATGGGCGGGCCAGGAAACCCACCTGAGGGGACTCCCGAGGGCGCCCCCGGCGGTGGAGAGGACGAATACCGATCCGTCGTCTTCGACGAATCGTTCGTCCGTGCTGCCCGCCTCCAGGAGTTCTCCGCCGACGAGCGCCTCTCCGACCACGCCCCGGCCGTGCGCCGCCGCCCGCCCATCCGCCGCGGCCTCTCCCGCCAGGTCCTGGTCCTCGTCCTGCTGATCGCCCTCGCCTTCGGCACCGCGATCTACATGGGCGTCCGTCACCCGTACGACACCCCGGCCGCCGGGCCCACCGAGCCGCTCAGGATGACGGTGATCCCGCTCTCCCCGCAGTCCGCGGTGCCGGGCGCCCCGGACGCGGAGACGCTGTACGCGCACAGTCCCGCCGCCCAGTTCCGGATCGGCGCCGAGGGCATCACGATGCCGGCCACCCGGCGCACCGCGCACTTCACCGACAGCCAGGTCGTGTCCGCGCTGACCATCGCCAAGGAGTACCTGGTCGCCTCCGCGCTCGACCCCGAGGTCCTCGGCGGCGCCACCGTCCAGCCCGTGCGGCGGCTGGTCGACTCCGACCAGCTCGACCAGTTCGAGCAGAGTTTCGACCAGCCGACGGCGGACGGGCGGCACGCCCCCACCGGCTGGCTGGTCCGCTTCGACCCGTCCCGCGCGGAACTCGCCGACCGGCGGATCCGCGTCCACGGCACCCTCCAGGCCGCCGAGTTCGACTCCGGCACGCTGGAGGTCGTCGCCGCCCACACTCTCGTGTACGCGCTGCGGCCGACCGGCGACAAGGCCGACGCCGAGGCCTCCCTGTTCACCGTCCGGCGCGAGCTGCACTTCCGCTTCGACCAGGACGATCTGCGCACCCACCAGGCCGAGGTCGTCGTCTCCTACGTCCAGGCCGGGCCGCTGGCCTGCGCCGACGACGCCACCAACCATCTGCGCCCGCTCCTCGCCGGCCAGACCGCCAAGGCGGGCGGCCCGGCCGCAGGAACCGACCCGTACAACACGGGCGCCGCCACCGCCCTGTGCGGCACCCTCGCGCAGAGCGCCCAGCCGAAGGTGTGA
- a CDS encoding M48 family metallopeptidase, with protein MPDDSHEQNGHENVPSRQRRRFEGISSRAYEHPADRSALVALRKLSGFDTVFKALSGLLPERSLRLLFLSDSVRVSDQQFAHLNDMLRDACYILDLEKVPPMYVNQDPQPNAMCIGLDEPIIVVTTGLVELLDEEEMRAVIGHEVGHALSGHSVYRTILLFLTSLALKVAWIPLGNLAIMAIVTALREWFRKSELSADRAGLLVGQDVQASMRGLMKIAGGNHLHEMNVDAFLAQAEEYEAGGDLRDSVLKILNVLPRSHPFTTVRAAELKKWAESRDFQRIMDGHYPRRSEDKDTSVTDSFRESATHYTSSVKSSKDPLMKLVTDIAGGAGDLGGRVRRGFGGFGGGNGGTATDAGPGQGGGTDTAQEDRPRDDE; from the coding sequence ATGCCGGACGACAGCCACGAGCAGAACGGGCACGAGAACGTGCCGAGCAGGCAGCGCAGGCGCTTCGAGGGGATCTCCTCCCGGGCGTACGAACACCCCGCGGACCGCTCGGCGCTGGTGGCGCTGCGCAAGCTCAGCGGCTTCGACACGGTGTTCAAGGCGCTCAGCGGCCTGCTGCCGGAGCGCAGCCTCAGGCTGCTGTTCCTGTCCGACTCCGTACGGGTCTCGGACCAGCAGTTCGCCCACCTCAACGACATGCTGCGGGACGCGTGTTACATCCTGGACCTGGAGAAGGTCCCGCCGATGTACGTGAACCAGGACCCGCAGCCGAACGCGATGTGCATCGGTCTGGACGAGCCGATCATCGTCGTGACCACCGGGCTCGTCGAGCTGCTCGACGAGGAGGAGATGCGGGCCGTCATCGGTCACGAGGTGGGCCACGCGCTCTCCGGCCACTCGGTGTACCGGACGATACTGCTCTTCCTGACGAGCCTCGCCCTGAAGGTCGCCTGGATCCCGTTGGGGAACCTCGCGATCATGGCGATCGTGACCGCGCTGCGCGAGTGGTTCCGCAAGTCGGAGCTGTCCGCCGACCGGGCGGGTCTGCTGGTCGGGCAGGACGTCCAGGCGTCGATGCGCGGTCTGATGAAGATCGCGGGCGGCAACCACCTGCACGAGATGAACGTGGACGCGTTCCTCGCGCAGGCCGAGGAGTACGAGGCCGGGGGCGATCTGCGCGACTCCGTCCTCAAGATCCTCAACGTGCTGCCCCGCTCGCACCCCTTCACCACGGTGCGCGCGGCCGAGCTGAAGAAGTGGGCCGAGTCCCGTGACTTCCAGCGGATCATGGACGGGCACTACCCGCGCCGCAGCGAGGACAAGGACACCTCGGTGACCGACTCCTTCCGCGAGTCCGCGACGCACTACACGAGCAGCGTGAAGAGCTCCAAGGACCCGCTGATGAAGCTGGTCACCGACATCGCGGGCGGCGCGGGCGACCTCGGTGGCCGGGTCCGGCGCGGCTTCGGCGGGTTCGGCGGCGGCAACGGCGGTACGGCCACCGACGCCGGCCCGGGTCAGGGCGGCGGTACGGACACGGCCCAGGAGGACAGGCCCCGCGACGACGAGTGA
- the nadD gene encoding nicotinate-nucleotide adenylyltransferase: MGEQETPTGPELDRAADQANDTTDGRADSASGAPGNRPSQPGRRRLGVMGGTFDPIHHGHLVAAQEVAAQFGLDEVVFVPTGQPWQKSHRTVSPAEDRYLMTVIATAENPHFSVSRIDIDRKGLTYTIDTLRELHELNPESDLFFITGADALGQILTWRDADELFSLAHFIGVTRPGHTLADPGLPAGGVSLVEVPALAISSTDCRARVAKGDPVWYLVPDGVVRYIDKRQLYRGE; this comes from the coding sequence ATGGGAGAGCAGGAAACGCCTACCGGTCCGGAGCTCGACAGGGCGGCCGACCAGGCGAACGACACCACGGACGGCCGGGCCGACAGCGCCTCCGGCGCACCGGGAAACCGCCCGTCGCAGCCCGGTAGGCGCCGTCTCGGCGTCATGGGCGGCACGTTCGACCCGATCCACCACGGGCACCTCGTGGCGGCCCAGGAGGTCGCCGCCCAGTTCGGCCTCGACGAGGTCGTGTTCGTGCCGACCGGCCAACCCTGGCAGAAGTCCCACCGCACGGTTTCGCCGGCCGAGGACCGCTACCTGATGACGGTCATCGCCACGGCCGAGAACCCCCACTTCTCGGTGAGCCGCATCGACATCGACCGCAAGGGCCTCACCTACACCATCGACACCCTGCGCGAACTGCACGAACTCAACCCCGAGTCCGACCTCTTCTTCATCACCGGCGCCGACGCGCTCGGCCAGATCCTGACCTGGCGCGACGCCGACGAGCTGTTCTCCCTCGCGCACTTCATCGGGGTCACCCGTCCGGGTCACACCCTGGCCGACCCGGGCCTGCCCGCGGGCGGCGTCTCGCTGGTCGAGGTCCCGGCGCTCGCCATCTCCTCCACGGACTGCCGTGCGAGAGTCGCCAAGGGCGACCCCGTCTGGTACCTGGTGCCGGACGGCGTCGTGCGCTACATCGACAAGCGGCAGCTGTACCGCGGCGAGTGA